The window CCTTCTCCACCATCCAGGCGGTCATTGCCACCGTTCCCAATTAAGTTGTCGTTGCCAAAATCGCCCCTGAGTAGGTTATCGAAATCATTGCCCTGGATGGTGTTGTTCAGTCTGTTACCCGTGCCGTTTATGGGAGCAAATCCAGTTAAAGTTAGGTTTTCCAGCCCAGAAAACAAAATCCAACTAACGCTGGATTCGACGCGATCAATACCGCCTATGGCAGTTTCGATCTCAAACTCAATCTTGTCTTGAAGGCTGTCAATGATATAAACATCGTTACCGTTACCACCCCGGAGAGTGTCAGCGCCTTCTCCCCCATCAAGGAAGTCGTTGCCTTCTCCTCCATCCAGGCGATCATTGCCTTCTCCTCCCCGGAGGATGTCGTTGTCACTAAAGGGGGTGGGGCCCGGAGAGTTTAAGCCGCCAATCAGGAAGTCGTTACCTTCTCCACCTTCGAGAGTGTCATTACCTTCTCCACCTTCGAGACGGTCATCGCCGCCATTGCCATTTAGGGTATCGTTGCCAGAAAAACCCATGAGTTGGTTATTGAGTTCGTTGCCGAGCAGGACATTGTTAAGTCTGTTACCAGACCCATTGAACGGGCCAAACCCCGTAAACCCCCCTGTTAAAGTTAGGTTTTCCAGCCCAGGAGCCAAAGTCCAACTAACGCTAGATTCTACGCTGTCAATCCCGCCTATGGCAGTTTCGGTTTCCAACTCAATTGTGTCTTGAGGACTGTCAACGATGTAAACATCGTTACCGTTACCACCCCGGAGAGTGTCAGCACCTTCTCCCCCATCAAGGAAATCGTTGCCATTTCCCCCATCCAAGCGGTCATTGCCTTCTCCCCCCCGGAGAATGTCATTGCTGCCATCAGGAATTACAACGGGACCGTCGCCTATCAGAGTATCGTTGCCAACTCCCCCATCCAGGGTGTCATTGCCTCCTCCCCCATCCAGAAAGTCATCGCCGCCGTCGCCTATCAGAGTGTCGTTGCCAATATCGCCCCTGAGTAGGTTATTGACATCATTACCGATGATGATGTTGTTAAGTCTGTTACCCGTGCCGTTTATGGGAGCAAATCCAGTTAAAGTTAGGTTTTCCAGCCCAGGAGCCAAAATCCAACTAACGCTGGATTCTACGCGATCGATGCCGCCTATGGCAGTTTCAATCTCCAACTCAATCCTGTCTTGAGGATTGTCAATGATGTAAACATCGTTACCGTTACCACCCCTGAGAGTGTCAACGCCTTCTCCCCCATCAAGGAAGTCGTTGCCTCCTCCTCCATCCAGGCGGTCATTGCCTTGTCCCCCTCGGAGGATGTCGTTGTCATCAACACTAAAGGGGCTGGGGCCGGGAGAGTTTAAGCCGCCAATCAGAAAGTCGTTACCTTCTCCTCCATCCAGGGTGTCATTACCTGCTCCCCCTTCTAGGAAGTCATCACCACCATTGCCAGTTAGGATGTCGTTGCCAGAGATCGCATTGATGATGTCGTTGCCATCACTGCCAATAAGTGTGTCATTACCAGAAGTACCGTCATTGTCTGTAATGGTGAAGCTGGCTGTGTTGGCAGTACCGATGGTGTAACCTGTACCATCTGCTAGGGTGATTCCTACGGTTTCATTAGGGTCAAGGCTGGCATCGTCAATGGCGACAACATCAATAAAGGCAGTGGTCGCCCCGGCTGCAATGGTGATGCTACCTGTTAAAGCGGTGTAGTCTACACCGGGAGTAGCAGCAGTTAGATCAGTAGCCACGGTGTAGTTGATGGTCAGTCCGCCATCTGGGGCAGGTTCGCTGAGGGTGAGGAGAAATTTGCCAATAGTTGACCCGGTTTCGCGAGGATTGGTGCCAGAAGCGATCGCAACGATGGGAGCCATATTTTTATGTATCTGGGTAGATGTTTTGTGAGAACTGATTGACTGTGTGCCAGTACGAGTCTACACAAGTGTTTATACCCCCGCCTCCAGTGTATTTTCGGAATATTGCTAATTTGTGTTTGACGAGCAGAAAATTTATGGCGATCGCGTTCTCTAGAAAACGCGCGATCGCCATCTTTGGGTTTCGCGACCTGAAGCTGCTAAAGGACAATCAAAGACCTAACCCCCTAACAGTTTTCTCTACAAGGGAAGGGGGAATCTTCAAACCCCTCTCCTAAAAGGAGAGGGGTTGGGGAGAGGTTAACCAACAGGTATTGCCACGCTACCTACAGTTATCCTTTATACGCTCGTGAAATCCGCACCATTGAGAGTGGTGGATTCTACCCCGGTTAGGATTGCCAAAAGATCATTATTGCTCTTGAGGCTAATCAGGGTGTCGTTGACATTACCACCCGTGCCTTGTGTAATATTCAACTGCCCAAAATTCAAACCACCCGACAACCCAATTCGGTCTTCACCATCCATAAAGTCAACAATGGTATCAATGCCATTATTAACGGCTACCAACACAAACCTGTCCCCTCCAGCGTCTCCAGTCAGAGTATCGTTGCCAGCACCACCGACCAGCAAGTCATCACCAGCACCGCCAATCAAACTATCATTGCCATCCCCACCAGATAATTTGTCACCGCCAGCACCACCATTTAAGAGATCGATACCGTTACCGCCGGATACATTGTCACCACCAATGCCACCGTTAAAGGTGTCGTTACCTCCATTCATGTCAACAACCGAACTCTGATAAGTGCCTAATAGGGTAATAACATCATTCCCATCTTGCGGCTGATTGGTGACTGGTTCATCGCCTCGCAGGTTAATGAAAAACTTGCTATTGTTCATGGTCACGGTGATATTGTCGTCACCGTGACCGCCACCAATCTTCCCATCGGAACGCGGGCCATTGTTGGGGTTGGTGTCATTGTCCCACCCAGCAGCGAAAGTGACGTTAATCGTGTTGTTGCCAGCCTTACCGTGAGCGGCGTTTACACCATCTGGATCGATAATTGTGTCGTTACCGTCACCACCAAATATCCGGTCGTTATAGCCAGTACCGCCATCGATTGTGTCATCGCCAGCATCGCCATTAATTGTGTCATTGCCAGCACCGCCATTGATTGTGTCATTGCCAGCACCGCCATCGATTGTGTCATTACCAGCACCGCCATTGATGGTTTCATTGCGGTTAGTGCCAGTCAGCACATCATCATTCGCGGTGCCATTGATTACTGGGGTAGGAAGGGTAAAACGAGCCACCAGCGGATCGTGATCGCTTTGTTGATCTGCAAACTCGGCATTTAGATGCACAATATCAATTTCAGCAGCCGCGTTGGTGCGAAGATTGCCACTTACGAGGATGTGATCGAGTGCCTGAGAATTGCCCTCAAACACGTAGGTGTATTGTTCATTTAGTGGTAGAGTCTCCACCAAGTTAGTCAGGTCATCTCCTTTCAATACTTCCAATGGGTCTGAGAACTGAAAGTCGTTGAAATCACCCATTACAGCTACATTGGCATTGGCATCAGCAGCGAGGATGCTTTCTACGAAGTTGTTAACAATCTCCGCTTGTTGCAGACGTTGAGCCTCAGAGGTGAGTATTGGTGGTTGGTTGCTGCCAAAAAGTGGTTGATCGCCGCCTTTAGAGTTAAAGTGGTTGCCGATGACAAAAACTTGATTGCCGTTGAAGATAAACTCGCCGACCAGGGGTTTGCGGCTGTTGGCAAAGGCATCGCCATCTGAGAGGTCGGTGTCAACAATGCGACCGGGACTGGCGGAAAGTTCCGCACCATTGGCATCAATTACCGTGGTGTTGGTTGTGGAAGTGCCGCCGGGACGATCTACAAAGTCAACTCGCTCAGGGTTGAACAGGAAGCCGACGCGAATATTACCCCCAGGCTGACCGCCATCTCTGTCGTCTGCTGGGTTAACTTGACGGAATTCGTAAGTGGGGCCACCTGCGGCTGCGATCGCATCTATCAAAGCTTGATAGGTCAGGTTGGCATCTACAACGCTGTCATTTGTGGCACCATTGTTATCCTGTATTTCCTCCAAACTCAGGATGTCTGGTGATTTCAGGTTGTTGACAATCAAATTGGCAAGGCTGCCGAATTTGCTACCATCGCTGGGGTCAAGATTCTCGACGTTGAAACTAGCTACTGTCAACTGGTCTTCAGTCCCCGTTAACGTGGTAGTTTCGCGCTCAATACCACCAGAAGTGACAGTTGGCAACGGTGTTGTATTAAGCAGCTTGTAATTGCCAAAGCTATAGTCGATGACACCAGTAATCGAACCGTTGAAGCGATCGC is drawn from Funiculus sociatus GB2-C1 and contains these coding sequences:
- a CDS encoding lamin tail domain-containing protein: MAGLFFSEYVEGSSNNKALEIYNSTDAAIDLAADSYVVQMYFNGSTSPGLTISLTGTVATGDVFVLAQSNANAAILAQADQTNGAGWFNGDDAIVLRRGGASGTIIDVIGQVGVDPGTEWGSGLTSTADNTLRRKSSVTTGDTIENNAFDPSIEWDGFATDTFDDLGRYTRSDNPTPTSSLSLSVSPVSFSEAAGADAATGTVTRTGDLTNPLTVNLVSSDTGEATVATTVTIAANEASASFAIAAVDDALIDGSQTVTLTASATNFTNSTTTVTVTDNDATAGNIRIRDIQGASHTSPYLGRSVSNVAGIVTAVRSNGFYLQDPDPDADDATSEGIFVFTGIRPSVSAGDSLLVSGSVSEFTPGGANSNNLSITQIGVGNTGRINTLSSGNPLPAAIVIGSDRTPPTQIIDNDSFALFDPAQDGIDFYESLEGMRVQVNNAVAVSPTNDFGEIAVLANDGANAGTRTERGGIIIQQGDFNPERIIIDDLLVPNAPQVNVSDRFNGSITGVIDYSFGNYKLLNTTPLPTVTSGGIERETTTLTGTEDQLTVASFNVENLDPSDGSKFGSLANLIVNNLKSPDILSLEEIQDNNGATNDSVVDANLTYQALIDAIAAAGGPTYEFRQVNPADDRDGGQPGGNIRVGFLFNPERVDFVDRPGGTSTTNTTVIDANGAELSASPGRIVDTDLSDGDAFANSRKPLVGEFIFNGNQVFVIGNHFNSKGGDQPLFGSNQPPILTSEAQRLQQAEIVNNFVESILAADANANVAVMGDFNDFQFSDPLEVLKGDDLTNLVETLPLNEQYTYVFEGNSQALDHILVSGNLRTNAAAEIDIVHLNAEFADQQSDHDPLVARFTLPTPVINGTANDDVLTGTNRNETINGGAGNDTIDGGAGNDTINGGAGNDTINGDAGDDTIDGGTGYNDRIFGGDGNDTIIDPDGVNAAHGKAGNNTINVTFAAGWDNDTNPNNGPRSDGKIGGGHGDDNITVTMNNSKFFINLRGDEPVTNQPQDGNDVITLLGTYQSSVVDMNGGNDTFNGGIGGDNVSGGNGIDLLNGGAGGDKLSGGDGNDSLIGGAGDDLLVGGAGNDTLTGDAGGDRFVLVAVNNGIDTIVDFMDGEDRIGLSGGLNFGQLNITQGTGGNVNDTLISLKSNNDLLAILTGVESTTLNGADFTSV